Proteins from a single region of Nitratidesulfovibrio sp.:
- a CDS encoding major capsid protein, whose amino-acid sequence MGKTLKELSNEQASTQPQQVDGLTEEAPILGIVPFEEASHGLWNMYEDVEEVQGAGWVEMNAPLPSVEVTSNLRKVDLSILGGEIEVPEDTARMFGGKEKYFSKKMPKVLRRSGMSAEQRIIYDNFRAFALDHGKVTDAGAEAGGCYSMLAVRFVEGETCGLYSPECFKQGTVLDVQSINGGELYKATSGQYQGVLVFGLRLKSYLGIQIANPHSVAAIVNVNRDNVPTEAMIDDMLAQVRATSGSTYLFMHERARNLLYRYKAGALQIVPGGKDMDRQITHWNGIEIVTSYNFKDGTEQVLAL is encoded by the coding sequence ATGGGCAAGACGCTGAAGGAACTGAGCAACGAACAGGCATCCACGCAGCCGCAGCAGGTGGACGGGCTGACCGAGGAGGCCCCCATCCTGGGCATCGTTCCCTTCGAAGAGGCCAGCCACGGCCTGTGGAACATGTACGAGGACGTGGAAGAGGTGCAGGGCGCGGGCTGGGTGGAGATGAACGCGCCCTTGCCCTCGGTGGAGGTGACCAGCAACCTGCGCAAGGTGGATCTGTCCATCCTTGGCGGCGAGATCGAGGTGCCGGAAGACACCGCCCGCATGTTCGGCGGCAAGGAGAAGTACTTCTCCAAGAAGATGCCCAAGGTGCTGCGCCGCTCGGGCATGTCGGCGGAACAGCGCATCATCTACGACAACTTCCGCGCCTTCGCCCTGGACCACGGCAAGGTCACCGACGCCGGGGCCGAGGCGGGCGGCTGCTATTCCATGCTGGCCGTGCGCTTCGTCGAAGGCGAAACCTGCGGCCTGTACAGCCCGGAATGCTTCAAGCAGGGCACCGTGCTGGACGTGCAGTCCATCAACGGCGGCGAACTCTACAAGGCCACCAGCGGCCAGTACCAGGGCGTGCTGGTCTTCGGCCTGCGGCTGAAGTCGTACCTGGGCATCCAGATCGCCAACCCCCACAGCGTGGCGGCCATCGTCAACGTGAACCGCGACAACGTGCCCACCGAGGCCATGATCGACGACATGCTGGCCCAGGTGCGCGCCACCTCCGGTTCCACCTACCTGTTCATGCACGAGCGCGCCCGCAACCTGCTGTACCGCTACAAGGCCGGTGCCTTGCAGATCGTGCCGGGCGGCAAGGACATGGACCGCCAGATCACCCACTGGAACGGCATCGAGATCGTCACTTCCTACAACTTCAAGGATGGCACCGAACAGGTGCTTGCCCTGTAG
- a CDS encoding tail fiber protein, protein MTIVSTNTVEQYTGNGTQTEWPVTFPFLRPEDVRAVVSGTGGDRVLAYGTDYVAAALPGGGGSVITMPGAPGAPGVVGAGEHLTLWLDQPFTQEMDLRNTGVLDAEMLEHGFDRLTLMAQQLREEVGRCVKVPLTDQSTRPDALLEGITANVGRAELAALAAQDQAALATDCAERAETAATSADAALTGVQQLHGEVIQAVADAREDVAGSAAFVPIGAILDFPVNTVPAGFLVCAGQVVTRAAYPELVTYLTGGPEALSATLPDYRGTLSRAADLGRGLAPDVVVGGYLADAFQGHWHSFYRHQNDQVPSGGGQYLTVNNPTIPVLVGNGVVRGAVADGVNGTPRVAAETRGKSYGVVRCIKAYHAPMGAEPVDIAEVMDRLDAMAAVVSPEVGRFCLVGATTSGQSFPANVNTTVAALGGRVQFGGEAWPDAGDGSLSIIVPEAGTYEIEAKLTLLSGTNSSAFAWISVNGSLLSASIAYAPTTYWTFLHPRVVRTLAAGDIVRIVTQSTATTQSGSGGTATLTLQRVR, encoded by the coding sequence ATGACCATCGTATCGACGAACACCGTCGAACAGTACACCGGCAACGGCACGCAGACGGAGTGGCCGGTGACCTTCCCGTTCCTGCGGCCCGAGGACGTGCGGGCCGTGGTGAGCGGGACCGGCGGCGACAGGGTGCTGGCGTACGGCACCGACTACGTGGCCGCCGCGCTGCCGGGTGGCGGGGGCAGCGTGATTACCATGCCGGGCGCACCGGGCGCGCCCGGCGTGGTGGGCGCGGGCGAACACCTGACGCTGTGGCTGGACCAGCCCTTCACGCAGGAGATGGACCTGCGCAACACCGGCGTGCTGGACGCGGAAATGCTGGAGCACGGCTTTGACCGGCTGACCCTGATGGCCCAGCAACTGCGCGAGGAAGTGGGGCGCTGCGTCAAGGTGCCCCTGACCGACCAGTCCACACGGCCCGACGCCCTGCTGGAGGGCATTACCGCCAACGTGGGCCGTGCGGAACTGGCGGCGCTGGCCGCGCAAGATCAGGCGGCACTTGCCACGGATTGCGCGGAACGGGCGGAAACCGCCGCCACCAGCGCCGATGCCGCGCTGACCGGTGTGCAGCAACTGCATGGCGAGGTGATCCAGGCCGTGGCGGATGCGCGGGAAGATGTGGCGGGGTCCGCCGCGTTCGTGCCCATCGGGGCCATCCTCGACTTTCCGGTGAACACGGTGCCTGCGGGCTTTCTGGTGTGCGCCGGGCAGGTGGTGACGCGGGCGGCGTATCCGGAACTGGTCACCTACCTGACCGGGGGGCCGGAAGCCCTTTCCGCCACCCTGCCCGATTACCGGGGCACGCTGAGCCGCGCGGCGGACCTTGGGCGCGGGCTGGCCCCCGACGTGGTCGTGGGCGGCTACCTTGCCGATGCCTTTCAGGGGCACTGGCATTCGTTCTATCGGCACCAGAATGACCAGGTGCCGTCCGGCGGCGGGCAATATCTCACGGTCAACAACCCCACAATTCCCGTGCTTGTGGGCAATGGCGTGGTGCGTGGTGCCGTTGCCGACGGCGTGAACGGCACGCCGCGCGTGGCGGCGGAAACACGCGGCAAGAGCTACGGCGTGGTGCGCTGCATCAAGGCGTATCACGCGCCCATGGGCGCGGAACCGGTGGATATTGCGGAAGTGATGGACCGGCTGGATGCCATGGCGGCGGTTGTCAGCCCCGAAGTGGGGCGATTCTGCCTTGTTGGTGCGACCACCAGTGGCCAGTCGTTTCCCGCCAATGTGAACACCACTGTCGCCGCCCTTGGCGGAAGAGTTCAGTTCGGGGGGGAAGCATGGCCCGACGCGGGCGACGGTTCGCTGTCCATCATCGTTCCCGAGGCTGGGACGTACGAGATCGAGGCCAAGCTTACCCTTCTCAGCGGGACGAACAGTTCGGCATTCGCGTGGATTTCCGTGAACGGCAGCCTCCTTTCCGCGTCGATAGCCTATGCCCCCACGACATACTGGACTTTTTTGCATCCCCGTGTGGTGCGGACGCTTGCAGCGGGCGACATCGTGCGCATCGTGACGCAATCCACGGCCACGACGCAGAGCGGCTCAGGCGGGACGGCGACGTTGACCCTACAGCGCGTGAGGTAG
- a CDS encoding pentapeptide repeat-containing protein, producing MRRIVILVLFLLAGCAYVHLLRVPEWTASLAVTLCAPVFELTAGHISPRTASLFLTGAQALIVLALLAGLTLAWRHAWSRAWTWAGLPDGVGVAVGNLLRQPSFWLAFCGVVLLCTIIAVTLFWTSVSDFLGGPLAPGDDASSTRTTPLEIIYKLSLIIGGATAFGLAAWRGWCHDVQTRTTAQGHITDRFIEAAKLLGSEQMASRLGGIFMLWRTGKDSKNADDKRAVLDMLCAFIREPTPDASCDGYSRTGGEDGSKSAPATHERATMRNDVRAAVTLLSKESTDAFPLPSGYRFDLTSAQLPGAILFQAKFITANMAETNLIGASLVGADFTAANLARTNFERARLTGAILRGAYLKKTKFNQANLEDADLTLAILAEADLSEAEMSEAKLVQATLTNANLARTNFTQADLMSAKLTRADLTAAILTKAVLTAANLVEATLINADLTEARLTFANLKRANLEGADLLEANLSQSDCRQADFREAFLTHVNLETTNLAQAQFVATDLTQSTLNEANLTRANLTSANLTETTFRRANLTAANLTTANLSRAYLCNTNLTNANFIGAFIYGDIDAAGRPSPIPFTREHCADAATIEGAIFTGDFSDWPRPETASDGTPPAPPAPPTSPATPPPGKD from the coding sequence ATGCGCCGCATCGTCATCCTTGTGCTGTTTCTGCTTGCTGGCTGCGCCTACGTGCACCTGCTGCGCGTTCCGGAATGGACGGCCAGCCTGGCCGTCACGCTATGCGCGCCTGTTTTCGAACTGACTGCCGGACACATCTCGCCGCGCACGGCCAGCCTCTTTCTGACCGGGGCGCAGGCGCTGATCGTCCTCGCGCTGCTTGCGGGGCTGACGCTGGCGTGGCGGCACGCGTGGAGCCGGGCGTGGACATGGGCGGGGCTGCCGGACGGGGTTGGTGTTGCCGTGGGCAACCTGCTTAGACAACCGTCATTTTGGCTTGCCTTCTGCGGGGTTGTCCTGCTCTGCACCATCATCGCCGTAACCCTGTTCTGGACGTCCGTCAGCGACTTTCTCGGCGGACCGCTTGCACCGGGCGACGATGCGAGCAGCACCAGAACCACCCCGCTGGAAATCATCTACAAGCTGTCGCTGATCATCGGCGGTGCAACGGCCTTCGGCCTTGCCGCGTGGCGCGGCTGGTGCCACGACGTGCAGACCCGCACCACTGCGCAGGGGCACATTACCGACCGCTTCATCGAGGCCGCAAAGCTGCTCGGCAGCGAGCAGATGGCCTCGCGCCTGGGCGGCATCTTCATGCTCTGGCGCACCGGCAAGGATTCCAAAAATGCAGACGACAAGCGCGCCGTGCTGGACATGCTCTGCGCCTTCATCCGCGAACCCACGCCGGATGCTTCGTGCGATGGATATTCCCGGACTGGGGGTGAAGATGGGAGCAAATCCGCCCCGGCCACTCACGAACGCGCCACCATGCGCAATGACGTACGGGCCGCCGTGACATTGCTTTCCAAAGAATCCACGGACGCCTTCCCGCTCCCTTCCGGCTACCGGTTCGACCTCACCAGCGCGCAACTGCCTGGGGCTATACTTTTCCAAGCTAAATTCATTACCGCCAACATGGCAGAGACCAATCTCATCGGTGCCAGCCTTGTCGGCGCCGACTTCACAGCTGCCAACCTTGCGCGGACCAACTTTGAAAGAGCAAGACTAACAGGGGCGATTCTCCGAGGAGCTTACCTCAAAAAGACAAAATTCAACCAAGCAAACCTTGAAGACGCCGATTTAACTCTAGCAATTCTAGCCGAGGCCGATCTTTCGGAAGCAGAAATGTCTGAGGCTAAGCTTGTTCAAGCCACTCTCACTAACGCCAATCTGGCACGGACAAATTTCACCCAAGCGGACCTCATGTCCGCAAAGCTTACGCGCGCCGATCTTACTGCCGCAATACTTACGAAGGCTGTGCTCACCGCTGCAAACTTAGTAGAGGCCACGCTCATAAATGCAGATCTTACCGAAGCACGACTCACGTTTGCAAACCTCAAGCGCGCAAACCTTGAAGGGGCCGACCTTCTAGAGGCAAATCTTTCACAATCAGATTGCAGGCAAGCGGACTTCAGAGAAGCTTTTCTCACTCATGTCAATCTTGAGACAACAAACCTCGCACAGGCTCAATTTGTAGCGACCGACCTCACGCAATCCACACTCAACGAGGCAAACCTCACGCGCGCCAATCTTACAAGCGCCAACCTCACGGAAACCACCTTCAGAAGGGCCAACCTCACTGCCGCCAACCTCACCACCGCCAACCTCTCACGCGCCTACCTCTGCAACACCAACCTCACTAATGCCAACTTCATCGGCGCATTCATATATGGCGACATCGACGCTGCTGGCCGCCCCTCCCCTATCCCCTTCACCCGCGAACACTGCGCCGATGCCGCCACCATAGAAGGCGCCATCTTCACCGGCGATTTCTCCGACTGGCCACGCCCCGAAACCGCATCCGACGGCACACCACCCGCGCCCCCGGCGCCCCCCACATCCCCCGCGACCCCGCCCCCCGGCAAGGACTAG